Below is a genomic region from Sphingomonas phyllosphaerae.
GCGCACTGATCGCGGGATGGCGCACGCCATGGCGCTATCGATGGCTGCTTTGCCTGCCGTCGATCGGCATCCTGTTGCTGCTGATCCTGACGGTGGTCGCCTTCTGGCCGATGAACGCGGCGCTTTACTATCACGGCATCGGCTCGCCGAAGGACACCATCACCGATGCGCAGTCGGTTGCGATGGCGCGCCGCTGGGTCGCCCTCGACTGGGTCCGCGTCGCGGGCGCGACCGCTGCCTTCGTCGCGCCGTTGCGCGCCTTGACGCTCCCCTGGCCGCCAGCGGTGGCGCGCCAGGATCCGCCGCTGGTGCGTGCGCTGCTCGCGCTTGCGCTCCTCGCCGTGGCGGCATTTGTCATCTGGTTCGTCCTGAACCTAAGCATCGCCGCGACCAGCGCCCGGTCCGGATGACCGGAGACGATCTCGGCGAAGGTCGCTGATGGCGCGTCCTGCCCCAGCTTGAAGTGCGGCCCGCACGAGCGAATCTGCGCGCGGAACGCCACGACGTGCCGCGCAAGCCGATCGAACCGCTCGCTCATCTGCTCAGGACGCCAGCCGCCCCTCGGCTCGAATTGAACCGCGAGGCACGCGATGGCGTCGCTTGCGTCTCGATCGACTACCGAGTGGGCGTCGACGGCCGCGTGTGGCGCATCCGCCCGTCGACATGCGGATGTTACGAACCGATGCGTTCGTCGACCGCCTGGATCACGTCGATCGCTTCGTCTTCGATCCGCAAGGCGGTAAGCACGCCGGTCTTGTACGCGCCAGTGTCGATCCCGATCCGGTGAGGCAACACCGTCGCGCGATCATCTTGCCAGGTATGACCGTGCACGATCACCGCGGCCGACGGATCGGGATGGTCAAGGAATTCGGCGCGTATCCACAGCAAGTCCTCGCGATGCTGCCCCGTCAACGCCACGCCTGGTTTCACGCCGGCATGGACGAACGCATAGTCACCGGTGATCGCCATCGACTGCAGCCGGTCGAGCAAACGATAATGCGAGCTTGGCATCGCATCCAGCAGGCCATCGCGCAGCATCGTCAAGCGAGCCTTGTCCAGATCGCCGTCGGGCACGGTCAAGCCATAGGATTCCAGCGTCGCCGCGCCGCCGACGGACAGCCAGCGCGCATGCGCGGCCGGTTGATCGATGAACATGCGCAGCATCGCCTCGTGATTGCCCTCCAGCAATGTCACGTCCAGCGCGCGCGATCGCGACAGCCAGGTCAGCGCCGTCAGCACCTTGGCCGAATCCGGGCCACGATCGACATAGTCGCCGCACATCACCAGCATCGGCGTGACGCCGGGATGGCGCTCTGCGGCGTCGCGACCGATCTCGGCCAGCAGGGCGCGCAGCAGGTCGTAGCAACCGTGGACGTCGCCTACCGCATAGAGGGGACGCCCGCCGCTGCGCGCGCCGCGCCGCGGAACATGCGCCTCACGTCGGAACGCGATCATCGCCACGGCGTCCGATCAGCGGCGTCCGCATCATCGGCCAGCATGCGCAGGTCCGCCGCGACCATGTCATAGATCCGCAGTGCCTCGCG
It encodes:
- a CDS encoding DUF1772 domain-containing protein, producing MPLSAAMLLAGFGALIAGWRTPWRYRWLLCLPSIGILLLLILTVVAFWPMNAALYYHGIGSPKDTITDAQSVAMARRWVALDWVRVAGATAAFVAPLRALTLPWPPAVARQDPPLVRALLALALLAVAAFVIWFVLNLSIAATSARSG
- a CDS encoding metallophosphoesterase family protein, translated to MIAFRREAHVPRRGARSGGRPLYAVGDVHGCYDLLRALLAEIGRDAAERHPGVTPMLVMCGDYVDRGPDSAKVLTALTWLSRSRALDVTLLEGNHEAMLRMFIDQPAAHARWLSVGGAATLESYGLTVPDGDLDKARLTMLRDGLLDAMPSSHYRLLDRLQSMAITGDYAFVHAGVKPGVALTGQHREDLLWIRAEFLDHPDPSAAVIVHGHTWQDDRATVLPHRIGIDTGAYKTGVLTALRIEDEAIDVIQAVDERIGS